One Cryobacterium roopkundense genomic region harbors:
- the rsmD gene encoding 16S rRNA (guanine(966)-N(2))-methyltransferase RsmD — protein sequence MTRIISGFAGSLTLTVPKSGTRPTSDRVREAIFSALDARDALGGMRVLDLYAGSGALGLEAASRGARVVTLVENAFAAAQMCRKNAEAVQRSAPKGTDLKIRVTAQAVQSFLAATPDGFDVVFIDPPYDLGETELTASLAALAPLLADDALIIVERSSRSPEPHWGTALELERRKDYGDTTVWYAGTTPA from the coding sequence ATGACGCGAATAATCTCCGGGTTTGCCGGCTCCCTCACCCTGACCGTGCCCAAGTCCGGCACGCGCCCCACAAGCGACCGCGTTCGGGAGGCGATCTTCTCAGCCCTCGACGCCCGCGACGCCCTCGGCGGCATGCGCGTACTCGACCTGTATGCAGGGTCGGGTGCCCTCGGCCTCGAGGCCGCCAGCCGCGGAGCACGCGTGGTCACACTCGTGGAAAACGCCTTCGCTGCGGCCCAGATGTGCCGCAAGAACGCCGAAGCGGTGCAGCGCTCGGCCCCCAAGGGCACCGACCTCAAGATTCGGGTCACGGCCCAGGCCGTGCAGTCCTTTCTCGCTGCCACGCCAGACGGATTCGACGTGGTCTTCATCGACCCGCCCTACGACCTCGGCGAAACCGAACTCACCGCCAGCCTCGCGGCCCTCGCGCCCCTGCTCGCCGATGATGCACTGATCATCGTGGAGCGCAGTTCGCGCTCCCCCGAACCCCACTGGGGAACAGCGCTCGAACTCGAGCGCCGCAAGGACTACGGCGACACGACGGTCTGGTACGCCGGCACCACCCCGGCCTGA
- the thiL gene encoding thiamine-phosphate kinase: MKTPADASARSPETLNDVSEIAVLERIFPRLPTSSAQLLGPGDDAAVLAAPDGRFVVTTDMMIQGPDFRLAWSTPNDLGWKAAATNLSDVAAMGARGTALVVAIAAPPSTPVSVLEGIADGLRECCEALAPGCGVVGGDLSASDALTLAVTAFGDLEGREPVTRSGARVGDVVALAGRLGEAGLGLELLFRLGVDAEGVPDAGRAAALRAQHPDAVAAQLRPVPPLECGPAAALAGATAMLDVSDGLALDAGRIARASGVGIDFRSTALGERIDVALGGGEDHGLLATFPPEAVLPEGFRALGLVTADAGSVSVDGEPHAQGGWDPYRGWDGSVG; the protein is encoded by the coding sequence ATGAAGACTCCTGCCGACGCGAGCGCCCGTTCTCCCGAAACGCTCAACGATGTGAGCGAAATCGCCGTACTCGAGCGAATCTTCCCCCGGCTTCCCACCTCGTCGGCTCAGCTTCTCGGCCCCGGGGATGATGCCGCCGTGCTCGCGGCGCCCGATGGGCGATTCGTCGTGACGACCGACATGATGATTCAGGGCCCGGACTTTCGTCTGGCCTGGTCGACGCCCAACGACCTGGGCTGGAAGGCGGCAGCCACGAACCTGTCGGATGTCGCGGCGATGGGGGCACGTGGGACCGCGCTGGTGGTGGCGATCGCCGCTCCTCCGTCAACGCCCGTGTCGGTGTTGGAAGGCATCGCCGACGGCTTGCGCGAATGCTGCGAGGCGCTTGCCCCCGGCTGCGGCGTTGTCGGCGGCGATCTGTCGGCCTCGGATGCCCTGACGCTCGCTGTCACGGCCTTCGGCGATCTCGAGGGGCGCGAGCCCGTGACACGCTCCGGCGCGCGCGTGGGAGACGTTGTGGCGCTCGCGGGGCGGCTCGGAGAAGCGGGGCTCGGCCTCGAACTGCTGTTCAGGCTCGGCGTCGACGCCGAGGGAGTTCCGGATGCGGGTCGGGCTGCGGCACTCAGGGCGCAGCACCCCGACGCGGTCGCGGCCCAGTTGAGGCCAGTGCCGCCGCTTGAGTGCGGTCCGGCCGCAGCCCTGGCCGGGGCCACGGCAATGCTCGATGTGTCAGACGGCCTCGCCCTGGACGCCGGGCGTATCGCCCGGGCGAGCGGCGTGGGCATCGACTTTCGTTCGACCGCGCTCGGCGAGCGGATCGACGTGGCGCTGGGCGGCGGGGAAGACCACGGTCTGCTGGCGACCTTCCCGCCAGAGGCTGTCCTTCCCGAAGGCTTCCGGGCGCTCGGGTTGGTCACAGCGGATGCCGGGTCGGTGTCGGTCGATGGTGAGCCGCATGCGCAGGGTGGCTGGGACCCGTATCGCGGCTGGGACGGCTCCGTCGGCTGA
- a CDS encoding DUF3515 domain-containing protein, with the protein MNPRSLALRSAAAASVLLGTLLLSGCAPAVPLEPAADATNPACADVIVHLPESIADQPSRETNAQATGAWGDPAAVLLHCGVTVPGPTTLPCLNINGIDWIEDDSDAPRYRYTTYGRDPAIEIVIDSEKVSGTTALVDIASAVSGVPATSQCLGAEDIPLPTDAP; encoded by the coding sequence ATGAATCCCCGATCCTTGGCACTGCGCTCCGCCGCCGCCGCTTCAGTTCTGCTCGGCACGCTCCTGCTTTCTGGTTGCGCCCCCGCTGTTCCGCTCGAACCCGCCGCCGATGCCACCAACCCCGCCTGCGCCGACGTGATCGTGCACCTGCCCGAATCCATCGCGGACCAGCCTTCCCGCGAGACGAACGCGCAGGCAACCGGAGCGTGGGGTGACCCGGCCGCGGTGCTGCTGCACTGCGGGGTCACCGTGCCCGGCCCCACCACGCTGCCGTGCCTGAACATCAACGGCATCGACTGGATCGAGGACGACTCCGACGCGCCTCGCTACCGCTACACGACCTACGGCCGGGATCCCGCGATCGAGATCGTCATCGACTCGGAGAAGGTCAGTGGTACAACCGCTCTCGTGGATATCGCGAGCGCCGTCTCCGGCGTACCCGCCACCTCCCAGTGCCTCGGCGCCGAAGACATTCCGCTTCCCACCGACGCCCCGTAG
- a CDS encoding D-alanine--D-alanine ligase family protein, with product MDKLTVVLLFGGRSSEHSISCATAGGVLGAIDRERYNVIPVGITRSGAFVLEDDDPAKFALDAQALPAVADNGSRVRWPDSTDTRELTVTDALGTRYLGAVDLVFPILHGPFGEDGTIQGMLELIGLPYVGSGVLASSLGMDKHFTKTVFQQASLPVAPWRTMTADEWAEAPGMAYAALEELGAPVFVKPARAGSSVGVSKVSSADQLAEAMAVALAEDSKVLIEAELVGRELEVAVLQGRPGESARASVAGEVVVTGREFYDFEAKYLGAPGIDLVCPAVLGDAELAVMRRLAIHAFDSIGGAGLARVDFFLTAHGWVINEINTMPGFTPISMFPSCWLASGFSYPELIDELIDVALAHARHGS from the coding sequence ATGGACAAGCTCACGGTAGTGCTGCTCTTTGGGGGGCGTTCAAGCGAACATTCGATCAGCTGCGCGACGGCGGGCGGAGTTCTCGGCGCGATTGACCGGGAACGCTACAACGTCATCCCTGTGGGCATCACGCGCTCCGGTGCATTCGTACTCGAAGACGACGACCCGGCGAAGTTCGCCCTCGATGCCCAGGCGCTGCCCGCTGTCGCCGACAACGGCAGCCGCGTCCGTTGGCCGGACAGCACGGACACCCGCGAGCTGACGGTGACGGATGCCCTCGGCACCCGTTACTTGGGCGCCGTCGACCTGGTCTTTCCCATCCTGCACGGGCCGTTCGGTGAAGACGGCACGATTCAGGGCATGCTCGAACTTATCGGCCTGCCCTATGTGGGGTCGGGAGTACTCGCCTCGTCGCTGGGCATGGACAAACACTTCACCAAGACCGTCTTCCAGCAGGCGTCACTGCCGGTGGCGCCCTGGCGCACGATGACAGCGGATGAGTGGGCAGAAGCCCCTGGCATGGCCTACGCCGCGCTTGAAGAGCTCGGCGCTCCGGTCTTCGTGAAGCCTGCACGCGCAGGTTCGAGCGTGGGCGTCAGCAAGGTGTCCAGTGCTGACCAACTGGCCGAGGCGATGGCCGTGGCCCTTGCGGAAGACAGCAAGGTGCTCATCGAGGCCGAGCTCGTTGGCCGTGAACTTGAGGTGGCGGTGTTGCAGGGGCGTCCGGGGGAGTCGGCACGAGCATCCGTTGCCGGTGAAGTCGTGGTCACCGGACGCGAATTCTATGATTTCGAGGCCAAGTACCTGGGCGCGCCCGGCATCGACCTCGTGTGCCCGGCCGTCCTCGGCGATGCGGAGCTCGCGGTGATGCGCCGTCTGGCGATTCACGCGTTCGACTCGATCGGCGGCGCCGGCCTCGCCCGGGTGGATTTCTTTCTCACGGCTCACGGCTGGGTGATCAACGAGATAAACACCATGCCGGGGTTCACGCCCATCTCGATGTTCCCGAGCTGCTGGCTCGCGAGCGGCTTCAGCTACCCGGAGCTCATCGACGAGCTCATCGACGTGGCGCTCGCGCACGCCCGTCACGGCTCCTAG
- a CDS encoding NAD(P)H-dependent glycerol-3-phosphate dehydrogenase, which translates to MPGTRVAVLGAGSWGTTFAKILVDGGADVVLWARRPELAREISEARRNSDYLPGVNLPVGLRATSRLDLALAGAEYVFVSVPSQSLRENLIAAEPYLAPNVTIVSLMKGVERSTGMRMSTVIEQVLPISPERIAAISGPNLALEIAKEQPTGAVVSSSSLETAQAVAKLATNRYFRSYVNTDVIGTEFGGVLKNLIAVAIGIVDGVGFGENTKASIITRGLVEMTDFAVAFGAHPETLAGLAGLGDLIATCQSPLSRNNTAGRLLGQGYSIHDVVKQMQQTTEGLASVKPILELARAKGVAMPIVEQVRQVLDGTLNPRDIAPHLTTDSSEPQGERTIDDGQAHGSAALWGAFKRTFDQLRDGGRSSRRD; encoded by the coding sequence GTGCCCGGCACCCGCGTTGCCGTACTCGGAGCCGGTAGTTGGGGCACCACCTTCGCCAAGATTCTTGTGGACGGCGGCGCCGACGTTGTGCTCTGGGCACGTCGCCCCGAACTGGCCCGCGAGATCTCGGAGGCGCGCCGCAACAGCGATTACCTGCCGGGAGTGAACCTGCCCGTCGGCCTGCGGGCCACGTCGCGGCTCGACCTGGCCCTCGCCGGGGCGGAGTACGTTTTCGTGTCGGTACCGAGTCAGTCCCTGCGGGAAAACCTGATCGCGGCCGAACCCTATCTGGCGCCGAACGTGACGATAGTGTCGCTCATGAAGGGCGTCGAGCGTTCCACCGGGATGCGTATGAGCACTGTCATCGAACAGGTGCTGCCTATTTCCCCCGAACGCATCGCCGCGATTTCCGGGCCGAACCTCGCGCTTGAAATAGCGAAGGAACAGCCCACGGGGGCGGTTGTCTCGTCGAGCAGCCTCGAAACGGCTCAGGCTGTTGCCAAGCTCGCCACGAACCGATATTTCCGGTCGTACGTGAACACCGACGTGATCGGCACCGAATTCGGCGGCGTGTTGAAGAACCTCATCGCCGTGGCTATCGGGATCGTCGACGGGGTCGGTTTCGGCGAAAACACCAAAGCATCGATCATCACCCGCGGCCTCGTGGAGATGACCGACTTCGCGGTGGCGTTTGGTGCCCACCCCGAGACACTGGCCGGCTTGGCAGGCCTGGGCGACCTTATCGCCACCTGCCAGTCACCACTGTCCCGCAATAATACGGCCGGTCGACTGCTCGGACAGGGCTACAGCATCCACGACGTCGTGAAGCAGATGCAGCAGACCACAGAGGGTCTCGCATCTGTGAAGCCGATCCTGGAGCTGGCGCGTGCCAAGGGCGTCGCCATGCCGATCGTCGAACAGGTTCGCCAGGTTCTCGACGGCACGCTGAATCCGCGTGACATTGCGCCTCACCTCACCACCGACTCCAGCGAACCGCAGGGCGAAAGGACGATTGACGATGGACAAGCTCACGGTAGTGCTGCTCTTTGGGGGGCGTTCAAGCGAACATTCGATCAGCTGCGCGACGGCGGGCGGAGTTCTCGGCGCGATTGA
- a CDS encoding lysophospholipid acyltransferase family protein — translation MSDQKSPEENHSNSANPPRHFRSEKSRPSAFWILAAILLPVMNLAARFRIVDADKFPRTGAFVLAPNHYSEIDPVVMGVVSWKLGRLPRFLAKASVFEIPIVGAVLRRSGQIPVQRGGSVRGSGPVKAAQLLVERGQMVVVYPEGTLTRDPDMWPMRGKTGAVRIALEQDIPIVPAAHWGTQHVMERYSKKISFFPRKTISVKIGDPVDLSAFRGRSLDTATLNEATAVVMEAITGLLEDLRAEKAPVKRWNPAEHNQKETGRFEA, via the coding sequence GTGTCAGACCAAAAAAGTCCAGAAGAGAATCATTCGAATTCCGCGAACCCGCCGAGGCATTTCCGTTCGGAGAAGAGCCGGCCCTCGGCGTTCTGGATTCTTGCCGCCATCCTGTTGCCGGTCATGAACCTGGCAGCGCGGTTTCGCATCGTGGACGCCGACAAGTTTCCTCGCACCGGGGCGTTCGTGCTCGCGCCGAACCACTACAGCGAGATCGACCCCGTGGTGATGGGAGTCGTGTCCTGGAAGCTCGGTCGCCTGCCTCGGTTCCTGGCCAAGGCATCAGTTTTCGAGATTCCGATCGTGGGTGCCGTTCTGCGCCGCTCCGGCCAGATTCCCGTGCAGCGGGGCGGTTCTGTCCGCGGAAGCGGACCGGTCAAGGCCGCCCAACTTCTTGTGGAGCGCGGGCAGATGGTCGTCGTCTACCCGGAGGGCACGCTCACGCGTGACCCCGACATGTGGCCTATGCGGGGCAAGACCGGCGCGGTGCGCATCGCACTCGAGCAGGACATCCCCATCGTGCCCGCGGCTCACTGGGGTACCCAGCACGTCATGGAACGCTACTCAAAGAAGATCAGCTTCTTCCCCCGCAAGACCATCTCTGTAAAAATAGGCGACCCGGTGGACCTCAGTGCCTTCCGGGGACGCAGCCTCGACACGGCCACGCTCAACGAAGCAACTGCCGTGGTGATGGAAGCCATCACCGGTCTGCTCGAAGATCTGCGAGCCGAGAAGGCACCGGTCAAACGCTGGAACCCTGCGGAACACAATCAGAAAGAGACCGGTCGTTTTGAAGCCTAA
- the murA gene encoding UDP-N-acetylglucosamine 1-carboxyvinyltransferase translates to MGLTADKITIRGGIPLVGRIEVKGAKNLVTKAMVAALLGETPSLLQDVPNISDVRIVRGLLEVHGVKVTEGDEPGDLILDPVDVESAHFAAIDAHAGSSRIPILFCGPLLHRLGEAFIPDLGGCRIGDRPIDFHLDVLRKFGAVVEKQPNGIRMSAPNGLKGTKVELPYPSVGATEQVLLTAVRAEGITELKGAAIEPEIMDLINILQKMGAIITVDTDRVIRIEGVERLEGYRHRALFDRNEAASWAAAALATDGDIFVGGARQSEMLTFLNVFRKVGGAFEIHDDGIRFYHPGGDLKPVIIETDVHPGFMTDWQQPLVIALTKAHGTSIVHETVYEQRFGFVDALVEMGATIQIHRECLGGHPCRFGQRNFNHSAVITGPTKLHGADIVVPDLRGGFSHLIAALSAEGTSTVSNVGIISRGYENFITKLRLLGADFDLEG, encoded by the coding sequence GTGGGGCTGACGGCCGACAAGATCACGATTCGTGGCGGTATCCCCCTGGTGGGTCGCATCGAGGTCAAGGGTGCCAAGAACCTGGTCACGAAGGCCATGGTCGCTGCCCTGCTCGGGGAGACCCCGAGCCTGCTCCAGGATGTGCCCAACATCAGCGACGTGCGCATCGTGCGCGGCCTGCTCGAGGTTCACGGCGTGAAGGTGACAGAGGGCGACGAGCCCGGCGACCTGATCCTTGACCCGGTGGACGTGGAGAGCGCGCACTTCGCCGCGATCGACGCGCACGCCGGCTCCTCGCGCATCCCGATCCTGTTCTGTGGGCCGCTGCTGCACCGCCTCGGCGAGGCTTTCATCCCCGACCTGGGCGGATGCCGAATCGGCGACCGACCGATCGACTTCCACCTGGACGTGCTGCGCAAGTTCGGCGCCGTCGTGGAGAAGCAGCCCAACGGCATTCGGATGTCTGCGCCGAACGGCCTCAAGGGCACCAAGGTCGAGCTCCCGTACCCGAGCGTCGGAGCCACGGAGCAGGTGTTGCTGACCGCGGTTCGGGCCGAGGGCATCACAGAGCTCAAGGGTGCCGCGATCGAGCCAGAGATCATGGATCTCATCAATATCCTGCAGAAGATGGGTGCGATCATCACGGTCGACACCGACCGTGTCATCCGCATTGAAGGCGTTGAGCGCCTCGAAGGTTACCGTCACCGCGCGCTGTTCGACCGCAACGAGGCAGCCAGCTGGGCCGCTGCGGCCCTCGCCACCGACGGCGACATTTTCGTCGGCGGCGCGCGCCAGTCCGAGATGCTCACCTTCCTCAACGTCTTCCGCAAGGTCGGTGGGGCATTCGAGATCCACGACGACGGCATCCGCTTCTACCACCCCGGCGGCGACCTCAAGCCCGTGATCATCGAAACGGATGTGCACCCCGGCTTCATGACGGACTGGCAGCAGCCTCTCGTCATCGCCCTCACGAAGGCGCACGGAACATCGATCGTGCACGAGACGGTCTATGAGCAGCGCTTCGGCTTCGTAGACGCTCTCGTGGAGATGGGCGCGACCATCCAGATCCACCGCGAGTGCCTCGGCGGGCACCCCTGCCGTTTTGGCCAGCGCAACTTCAATCACTCGGCCGTGATCACGGGCCCGACCAAGCTGCACGGGGCCGACATTGTCGTTCCCGACCTGCGCGGCGGCTTCAGCCACCTCATCGCTGCGTTGAGTGCCGAGGGCACGTCGACAGTCAGCAACGTGGGAATCATCAGCCGTGGTTACGAGAATTTCATCACCAAACTGCGGCTTTTGGGGGCGGACTTCGATCTCGAAGGATAA
- the leuD gene encoding 3-isopropylmalate dehydratase small subunit has protein sequence MEKFTTVTGVAVPLRRSNVDTDAIIPAVYLKRVTRTGFEDALFAAWRTDPDFVLNKKEYKNGRVLVAGPDFGIGSSREHAVWALRDFGFDVVLSPRFGDIFRGNAGKQGFLAAQVTEADAETLWNLIEADPGIELTVDLVSKTVRVGDLTVLFVIDDYTRWRLLEGLDDIGLTLRDEARIAKFESKRETWLPRTLPVLSPQGR, from the coding sequence CACCGACGCCATCATCCCGGCCGTCTATCTCAAACGGGTCACCCGCACAGGATTTGAAGACGCGCTCTTTGCCGCGTGGCGCACCGATCCCGATTTCGTGCTCAATAAGAAGGAATATAAGAACGGGCGTGTTCTCGTAGCGGGGCCGGATTTCGGTATCGGTTCCTCGCGTGAACACGCCGTGTGGGCACTTCGGGATTTCGGTTTCGACGTGGTGCTGAGCCCTCGTTTCGGTGACATCTTTCGTGGAAATGCCGGTAAGCAGGGCTTTCTCGCAGCACAGGTGACCGAGGCGGATGCCGAGACCCTGTGGAACCTGATCGAGGCAGATCCGGGAATCGAACTCACCGTCGACCTCGTCTCAAAAACGGTGCGTGTCGGCGATCTCACAGTCTTGTTTGTGATCGATGATTACACTAGATGGCGGCTGCTCGAAGGTCTTGACGACATCGGGCTGACCCTGCGCGACGAAGCGCGAATTGCAAAATTCGAATCGAAGCGGGAGACGTGGCTGCCCCGCACTCTCCCCGTACTTTCTCCACAAGGCAGGTAA